The following are from one region of the Malassezia vespertilionis chromosome 4, complete sequence genome:
- the SDH3 gene encoding cytochrome b subunit of succinate dehydrogenase, Sdh3p (COG:G; EggNog:ENOG503P4H8; TransMembrane:2 (i87-110o172-191i)), giving the protein MSRSPLAVRQSVMGAARFAPNSLVLPQPSRTLTTSPIVRALPWARNVKTVHMSEPQDLKNLNHVRMDRPISPELSIYQPQLTWYSSIFNRITGVGMSVLLYGYCMSYAVLPFTGYGELLSSVNVIQFFHELPVWAKLLVKAPLAATFSFHTFNGMRHLSWDSGYFLDLKTSYMAGYTVIGASILATVGLCML; this is encoded by the coding sequence atgtcgcgctcgccgctggcggtgcgccaaagcgtcatgggcgctgcacgctTTGCGCCCAACTCTCTTGTGCTGCCACAGCCGTCGCGCACTCTCACAACCTCGCCGATcgtacgcgcgcttccCTGGGCGCGCAATGTCAAAACGGTACACATGTCCGAGCCGCAGGACTTAAAGAACTTGAACCACGTCCGCATGGACCGCCCCATCTCTCCTGAACTGAGCATTTACCAGCCGCAGCTGACGTGGTACAGTTCAATCTTTAACCGTATCACGGGCGTCGGGATGAGTGTCCTCTTGTACGGCTACTGCATGAGCTATGCCGTGCTGCCCTTTACGGGCTATGGCGAGCTTTTGTCCTCGGTAAATGTGATCCAGTTTTTCCACGAGCTCCCGGTCTGGGCCAAGCTCCTTGTCAAGGCGCCGCTCGCAGCCACCTTTTCGTTTCACACGTTCAACGGCATGCGTCACTTGTCGTGGGACAGCGGCTACTTTTTGGACTTGAAAACTTCCTACATGGCCGGATACACCGTCATTGGCGCATCGATTTTGGCGACGGTCGGTCTTTGTATGCTGTAA
- the acl1 gene encoding ATP citrate synthase (COG:C; EggNog:ENOG503NU5J) yields the protein MSSKPIHEIDAKLLINYWLPRAPDAHEKAKASAAFVAPTARAVQVAWDADTNTLTFPDTLPSWVHTTKLVVKPDQLIKRRGKAGLLKLDADWNDAQAWIAARAGKAQQVESVTGTLNNFIVEPFCPHGADEEFYVCINSAREGDYLLFTHEGGVDVGDVDTKAKKLLIPANPELPFPDRATWVDTLLPDVSADKKDALTDFLMRLYSVYVDLHFAYLEINPLVMTKEKNIYYLDMAAKLDQTADFICGPKWAIARDPSVYNDKLAQGAVRGEDRGPPMVWPPPFGRDLTPEEAYIAKLDAGTGASLKLTVLNPAGRIWTMVAGGGASVVYSDAIAAHGYANELANYGEYSGAPTETQTFEYAKTVLDLITRGEPHPDGKTLIIGGGIANFTNVAATFKGIIRALKQYQLALAQHSVRIFVRRGGPNYQEGLRAMRLLGDDLGVQIKVFGPETHITDIVPLALGLKTEAQIEQDSKPPLISQPEPVSANETADVVEERVGAVNPHTGERVQPQDQIVQFDTAAGPDKRPWYLPFDENTRALIYGLQPRAIQGMLDFDFSCGRAVPSVAAMIYPFGGHHIQKFYWGTKETLLPVYTSVAEAAAKHRDADVVVNFASSRSVYASTLEVLRIPQIRALALIAEGVPERHAREILWRAQHANVLVIGPATVGGIKPGCFRIGNSGGMMDNIVASKLYRPGSVGYVSKSGGMSNELNNILSINSNGTYEGVAIGGDRYPATTFLDHLLRYEKDVNCKMLLLLGEVGGVEEYRVIDAVKQGRITKPIVAWAIGTCADMFATEVQFGHAGSMANSTAETAVAKNAAMRAAGFIVPDTFEDLPKAVRETYERLVRDSTIVPKPERPPPAIPMDYKWAQELGLVRKPAAFISTISDERGAELMYSGVKISDVFDSEMGIGGVVSLLWFKRPLPPVCTKFIEMALMLTADHGPAVSGAMNTIITSRAGKDLISSLVAGLLTIGDRFGGALDNAAREFAAAYDCGLTPREFVDAMRKANKLIPGIGHRIKSVSNPDYRVQVVKDYVMTNFESHKMLDYALAVERVTTAKKETLILNVDGCIAVCFVDLLRESGAFTREEADEYMQIGVLNGLFTLGRTVGFIGHHLDQKRLKTPLYRHPADDFHIEMSTPSRIVGNLNP from the coding sequence ATGTCGTCGAAGCCGATTCACGAGATCGATGCGAAACTCTTGATCAACTACTGGCTGCCCCGTGCGCCGGATGCACACGAAAAAGCAAAAGCGTCTGCAGCGTTTGTTGCGCcgaccgcgcgcgctgtgcaagttGCGTGGGATGCAGACACCAACACCCTCACGTTTCCCGATACGCTGCCGTCCTGGGTCCACACGACCAAACTTGTGGTCAAGCCCGACCAATTGATTAAGCGGAGAGGCAAGGCGGGCTTGCTCAAGCTCGACGCTGACTGGAATGACGCGCAAGCGTGGattgcggcgcgggcgggcaaggcgcagcaggtCGAGTCTGTCACGGGCACACTGAACAATTTCATCGTGGAGCCCTTTTGCCCCCACGGTGCGGACGAGGAGTTTTATGTGTGCATCAACTCTGCGCGCGAGGGCGATTATCTTCTCTTTACCCATGAGGGCGGTGTGGACGTCGGCGATGTGGACACCAAAGCCAAGAAGCTGCTCATCCCCGCGAACCCCGAGTTGCCCTTTCCGGACCGCGCGACATGGGTGGATACGCTGCTCCCTGATGTTTCTGCGGACAAGAAAGACGCACTGACCGACTTTTTGATGCGTCTGTACAGCGTCTATGTCGACCTGCACTTTGCCTACCTCGAGATCAACCCGCTGGTGATGACCAAGGAAAAAAATATTTACTACCTGGACATGGCCGCAAAGCTCGACCAGACAGCCGACTTTATTTGCGGCCCCAAGTGGGcgattgcgcgcgatccgAGCGTGTACAACGacaagcttgcgcagggCGCCGTCCGCGGCGAAGACCGCGGCCCCCCCATGGTTTGGCCGCCGCCGTTTGGCCGCGACCTCACGCCCGAGGAGGCGTACATTGCGAAGCTTGATGCCGGCACCGGAGCCTCGCTGAAACTCACCGTGCTCAATCCCGCCGGGCGTATCTGGACCATGGtcgcgggcggcggcgcctcgGTCGTGTACAGCGACGCGATTGCCGCCCACGGCTATGCGAACGAGCTCGCCAACTATGGCGAGTActctggcgcgccgaccgAGACGCAGACGTTTGAGTATGCCAAGACCGTGCTCGACCTCATCACCCGCGGCGAGCCGCATCCCGACGGTAAGACGCTTATcattggcggcggcatTGCGAATTTCACCAACGTGGCCGCGACGTTCAAAGGCATCATCCGCGCGCTCAAGCAGTaccagcttgcgcttgcgcagcacagcgtgcgtatctttgtgcgccgcggcggcccCAACTACCAAGAAGGGctgcgtgcaatgcgccTCCTCGGCGACGACCTCGGCGTCCAGATCAAAGTCTTTGGCCCCGAGACGCACATTACCGACATTGTCCctctcgcgctcggcctcAAAACCGAGGCGCAGATTGAGCAGGACAGCAAGCCGCCTCTTATCTCCCAGCCAGAGCCTGTCTCCGCGAACGAGACTGCCGACGTGGTGGAGGAGCGTGTGGGTGCGGTGAATCCCCACACGGgcgagcgcgtccagcCGCAGGACCAGATTGTGCAGTTTGACACTGCCGCGGGCCCCGACAAGCGCCCATGGTACTTGCCCTTTGACGAaaacacgcgcgcgctcatTTATGGActgcagccgcgcgccatccaGGGCATGCTCGACTTTGACTTTTCCTGCGGCCGTGCGGTACCGTCGGTCGCCGCGATGATCTACCCCTTTGGCGGGCACCATATTCAGAAATTCTACTGGGGCACCAAGGAAACGCTCTTGCCCGTCTACACCAGCGTCGCGGAGGCCGCTGCCAAGCACCGCGACGCGGACGTCGTCGTAAACTTTGCCTCGAGCCGCTCGGTCTACGCGTCTACCCTcgaggtgctgcgcattcCCCAGattcgcgcgcttgcgctcatTGCCGAGGGCGTGCCCGAGCGCCACGCGCGAGAGATTttgtggcgcgcgcagcatgccAATGTTTTGGTGATTGGCCCCGCCACGGTCGGTGGGATCAAGCCGGGCTGCTTCCGTATCGGCAACTCGGGCGGGATGATGGACAACATTGTGGCCTCCAAGCTATACCGCCCCGGGTCGGTCGGCTACGTGTCCAAGTCTGGCGGCATGTCCAACGAGCTGAACAATATCTTGTCGATCAACAGCAACGGCACGTACGAGGGTGTGGCGATTGGCGGTGATCGCTACCCCGCCACCACATTCTTGGACCACCTGCTGCGCTACGAAAAGGACGTGAACTGCAAGATGCTTTTGCTTCTTGGCGAGGTCGGCGGCGTGGAGGAGTACCGCGTCATTGACGCGGTCAAGCAAGGGCGCATCACCAAGCCCATTGTCGCCTGGGCGATTGGCACCTGCGCCGATATGTTTGCCACCGAAGTCCAGTTTGGCCACGCGGGCTCCATGGCAAACAGCACGGCGGAAACGGCCGTGGCGAAGaacgcggcgatgcgcgcggctggaTTCATTGTGCCCGACACGTTTGAAGACCTGCCcaaggccgtgcgcgaaacGTACGAGCGTCTTGTACGCGACTCGACCATTGTGCCCAAGCCAGAGCGCCCGCCGCCAGCGATCCCGATGGACTACAAGTGGGCGCAGGAGCTTGGGCTGGTGCGCAAGCCCGCCGCATTCATCTCGACCATCTCGGatgagcgcggcgctgagctCATGTACTCGGGCGTAAAGATCTCGGACGTGTTTGACTCGGAGATGGGCATTGGCGGCGTCGTTTCCTTGCTCTGGTTCAAGCGCCCGTTGCCGCCCGTGTGTACCAAGTTTATCGAGATGGCACTTATGCTCACTGCCGACCACGGCCCCGCGGTGAGTGGCGCAATGAACACCATCATTACCTCGCGTGCGGGCAAAGACCTCATCTCTTCGCTCGTTGCCGGTCTCTTGACCATTGGCGACCGCTTCGGCGGCGCCTTGGacaatgcagcgcgcgagtttgccgcggcgtACGACTGCGGCCTCACTccgcgcgagtttgtcgacGCTATGCGCAAAGCCAATAAACTCATTCCGGGCATTGGCCACCGCATCAAGAGTGTGTCGAATCCCGACTACCGCGTGCAAGTGGTGAAAGACTACGTGATGACAAACTTTGAGTCGCACAAGATGCTCGACTATGCACTGgccgtcgagcgcgtcaCCACCGCAAAGAAGGAGACCTTGATTCTGAACGTGGATGGGTGCATTGCCGTCTGCTTTGTCGATCTCTTGCGtgagagcggcgcatttaCCCGCGAGGAGGCTGACGAGTACATGCAAATCGGCGTGCTCAACGGACTCTTTACCCTCGGCAGAACGGTGGGCTTCATTGGCCACCATCTCGACCAAAAGCGCCTCAAGACGCCGCTGTACCGCCACCCCGCCGACGACTTCCACATTGAGATGtcgacgccgtcgcgcattGTGGGCAACTTGAATCCGTAG